A window of Chitinivibrionales bacterium contains these coding sequences:
- a CDS encoding carbohydrate-binding protein encodes MKTRGRIASYIAAFAAIHCAVPAELLAAVNPADTVFCTVYDSSQSQWVCTYDSSNDGKYCSSRGIGSFHIDDWVMYRDVDFGSGYAYMYVFYSCGDKCGCLFEFRVDDVDAGTLILTNEQERLKTFPTGGWRGGVIHRLPMDETITGIHDLYIKGALCGEPGGTGIIDLKWFLLSNDGYAYTFYDATPEPYISIPQVTPVKPHDFSEKSPSIIADRHSIVVNLNNRGAHTIRLLRPDGTMLVSKSTDSRSTILLPTEKLAPGLYILKITMRGMEQFQYRYLKQ; translated from the coding sequence ATGAAAACGAGAGGGAGAATCGCTTCATATATTGCGGCATTCGCTGCCATTCATTGTGCTGTACCGGCTGAGCTTCTTGCAGCGGTCAATCCCGCCGACACGGTTTTCTGCACCGTGTATGATTCATCCCAAAGTCAATGGGTCTGCACCTACGATTCTTCCAATGACGGCAAGTATTGCTCGAGTCGCGGGATCGGGAGTTTTCATATCGATGACTGGGTGATGTACAGGGATGTCGATTTCGGGAGCGGCTATGCGTATATGTATGTATTCTACTCCTGCGGTGATAAGTGCGGGTGCCTTTTTGAGTTCCGTGTCGATGATGTCGATGCCGGAACACTGATACTGACCAATGAACAGGAGCGGCTGAAAACTTTTCCTACCGGCGGATGGCGCGGCGGGGTGATTCACCGGCTTCCCATGGATGAAACAATCACCGGTATTCACGATCTGTATATCAAAGGCGCATTGTGCGGCGAACCGGGCGGCACCGGCATTATCGATCTGAAATGGTTTCTGCTTTCCAATGATGGATACGCCTATACATTCTACGATGCCACACCGGAACCCTATATTTCGATCCCGCAGGTTACCCCGGTAAAGCCGCACGATTTTTCCGAAAAATCACCATCAATAATAGCGGACCGGCATTCAATCGTTGTCAACCTGAATAACAGGGGAGCGCACACCATCCGCCTGTTGAGGCCCGATGGAACAATGCTTGTATCCAAATCGACCGACAGCCGCAGCACGATTCTATTGCCAACCGAAAAGCTTGCGCCCGGACTTTATATCCTCAAGATAACCATGAGAGGCATGGAGCAGTTTCAGTATCGCTATTTAAAGCAGTAG